From Coffea arabica cultivar ET-39 chromosome 2e, Coffea Arabica ET-39 HiFi, whole genome shotgun sequence, the proteins below share one genomic window:
- the LOC113730172 gene encoding NAC domain-containing protein 7-like, translating into MNTFTHVPPGFRFHPTDEELVDYYLRKKINCRRIDLDVIKDVDLYKIEPWDLQELCRIGTEEQSEWYFFSHKDKKYPTGTRTNRATAAGFWKATGRDKAIYSKHDLIGMRKTLVFYKGRAPNGQKSDWIMHEYRLETEENGTPQAKGWVVCRVFKKRIATMRKVSEYESPIWYDDQVSFMAEMDSPKQHSQSNLTYQYPYSCKKETNLHYQIPPDHFLQLPLLESPKLLPAPASMACNSLPTYGINMTHASALQSSALTHEHMNQSQDQGLHSVYSNDLNNEQAMDQVTDWRVLDKFVASQLSQEEVSKENDCSNATNAFPTSDNSNLMLRHLEKQEMAPEMASTSSSSCQIELWK; encoded by the exons ATGAACACGTTCACACACGTTCCCCCTGGCTTTCGCTTCCACCCCACTGACGAAGAGCTGGTTGATTATTATCTAAGGAAGAAGATAAACTGTCGACGAATTGACCTAGACGTCATTAAAGACGTGGATCTTTACAAAATTGAGCCTTGGGATCTTCAAG AGCTCTGCAGAATAGGAACAGAAGAGCAAAGCGAGTGGTATTTTTTCAGTCATAAAGATAAGAAATACCCAACTGGAACACGCACAAACAGAGCTACAGCGGCTGGATTTTGGAAAGCAACAGGACGAGATAAGGCCATCTACTCTAAGCACGACTTAATTGGCATGAGGAAGACCTTAGTCTTTTATAAAGGGCGGGCTCCAAATGGTCAAAAGTCAGACTGGATTATGCATGAGTACCGGCTTGAAACAGAAGAGAATGGAACTCCTCAGGCAA AAGGCTGGGTTGTATGCAGAGTATTCAAGAAAAGGATAGCCACCATGAGAAAAGTTAGTGAGTATGAATCACCAATTTGGTACGACGACCAAGTTTCGTTCATGGCCGAAATGGACTCGCCAAAGCAGCACTCTCAATCAAATTTGACTTACCAGTATCCTTATTCTTGCAAGAAGGAGACAAATTTGCACTATCAAATTCCACCAGATCACTTTCTGCAGCTCCCTCTTCTTGAGAGCCCAAAGTTGCTTCCAGCACCAGCCAGCATGGCCTGCAATTCTCTGCCTACATACGGTATCAACATGACCCATGCAAGCGCTTTGCAGTCTTCAGCACTAACACATGAGCATATGAATCAATCTCAAGACCAGGGTCTGCACTCAGTTTACAGCAATGACTTGAATAATGAACAGGCAATGGATCAAGTGACAGATTGGAGAGTACTTGATAAATTCGTGGCTTCCCAACTGAGTCAGGAAGAAGTTTCCAAGGAAAATGATTGTTCCAATGCTACAAACGCCTTTCCCACTTCTGATAACTCCAATTTGATGCTCAGACATTTGGAAAAGCAAGAAATGGCACCAGAAATGGCCTCAACATCATCCTCTAGTTGTCAGATTGAGTTATGGAAGTGA